The Ciconia boyciana chromosome 30, ASM3463844v1, whole genome shotgun sequence sequence GGCTGTGTATATAAGGGATATGTATATAAGGGCTGTGTATATTAGGGAGATGTGTATAAGGGCTGTGTATGTAAGGGCTGTGTATATAAGGGATATGTGTATAAGGGCTGTGTATATAAGGGAGATGGGTATAAGGGCTGTGTGcataggggctggggggggggtgtgtgtctgCAAGGGCCGGGTGCGGGTGTAGGTGTCGGCAGCGGGCGGGTGGGATGTGAGCAGTGAGGATATCTGTGTGTATCATGGATGTGCATATAGGGGCTGTGCATATAGGGGATGTGTGTATAAGGGCTGTGTGTACATGGGGATGTGTGTGAGGGATGGGTGCCAGCAGCGGGCGGGTGGGATGCGAGCAGAGGGGAGATGTGTGTGTACCATGGATGTGCATGTAGGGGATGTGTGTATAAGGGCTATATATATACGGGCTATATATATAAGGGCTGTGCGTGTAGGGGCTGCGTGTGTAGGGGCTGTGTGTGCAGGGGGGTGCGCGTGCGAGGGCCGCGTGCGGGCGTAGGTGCCGGCAGCGGGCGGGTGGGATGTGAgtgggatgtgtgtgtgtgtgtgtatcatGGATGTGCACATATGGGATGTGTGTGTAAGGGCTGTGTGTATAAGGGCTGTGTGTATAGGGGCTGTGTGTGCAGGGGGGTGCGCGTGCGAGGGCCGCGTGCGGGCGTAGGTGCCGGCAGCGGGCGGGTGGGATGTGAgtgggatgtgtgtgtgtgtgtgtatcatGGATGTGCACATATGGGATGTGTGTGTAAGGGCTGTGTGTATAAGGGCTGTGTGTATAGGGGCTGTGTGTGCAGGGGGGTGCGCGTGCGAGGGCCGCGTGCGGGCGTAGGTGCCGGCAGCGGGCGGGTGGGATGTGAgtgggatgtgtgtgtgtgtgtgtatcatGGATGTGCACATATGGGATGTGTGTGTAAGGGCTGTGTGTATAAGGGCTGTGTGTATAGGGGCTGTGTGTGCAGGGGGGTGCGCGTGCGAGGGCCGCGTGCGGGCGTAGGTGCCGGCAGCGGGCGGGTGGCCGCGGGCCGCAATTCCCAGCGCTGCTCGTTAGTGCGGGCTGCGGGAGCCGCCGCCGAGTTGAAAGCGCCGAAACCCGAATCAAAACTAACAAGGAAACGAGCCGCTgccggggggcaggggagggggctgggggggcaggaaGTCTCCCCGGGCCCTAAATCCTCCCCGcgccccatccctgcaccccgAATCCCCCCGTGCCCCGGCCCTGCACCCCCGAATCCTCCAcgcacccccaaatccccccgcCCCCGTCCCTGCACCCCTGAATCCTCCAcgcacccccaaatcctccacgtaccccatccctgcaccccgAATCCTCCCTGAACCCCGTCCCTGCACCCCTGAATCCTCCCCGCACCCCCAATCCTCCCCGCACCCTGTCCCTGCACCCCTGAATCCTCCCCGCACCCCCAATcctccccgcacccccaaatcctccccaCACCCCGTCCCTGCACCcctgtccctgcacccccaaatccccccagccccgcagcccctttGTCCCCGCTCGCCCCCCAGCAAGGCTGCACCCCCAAAACCTGCCCTCGCCCCCCCGCAGGTGTGACCTGCGCCATGGACTGCAGCTGTGTCTCCGACCTGCTCCTCACCTCCCCGGTGCCGGCCCTCTGGACCCCAGGTACCCCCCGGCACCGCGGACACACGGACGAGGGGACGGACACCGTCGGGGACCCCGCTGCATCCCCGACCCCTGCGCGGCAccagctcccccctccctgtACGCAGCGCGGCCCCCACTTGCGGCGCAGctggcggcggggagcggggacaCGCGTGGCAGACGGGGACCTCGGCCGGGGAAACCTGCTGCCACCGGGGCCCATGGGGACGTTGTTACCCAGCGTCTCCCAGgacccatggggacaccatCCCGGGCACCGCCCCCTTGTCTGGGGAACGCTGCtggcacatggggacattgTCCTGGGCACCCcgctgtcccccagcacccccaggcccccacTGTCCGGTCACGCAGCCCCCACCCACGGTCTGTTGTCCCCCTCCGCAGGCTTCGCCTTCCCGGACTGGGCGTACAAGCCGGAGTCGAGCCCGGGCTCGCGGCAGATCCAGCTCTGGCACTTCATCCTGGAGCTGCTGCGGAAGGAGGAGTACCGGGAGGTGATCGCCTGGCAGGGCGACTACGGCGAGTTCGTCATCAAGGACCCCGACGAGGTGGCCCGGCTCTGGGGGGTCCGCAAGTGCAAGCCCCACATGAACTACGACAAGCTCAGCCGGGCCCTCAGGTGAGACCCCCCCGGGACGCCAGTCTGGGCCCGTGAGGCCCCTCGTTGCTGGGGACGAGGGCGGCAGGCGCTGGGGGTTAGtggcaggggagctgggggatGCTAGGGTGACTGGGTGCACTGGGGGTACTGGAGATGCTGGCGGTGCTGGAGATGCCGGGGCACTGGAGATGCTGGAAGTACTGGGGATGCTGGCAGcactggagatgctgggggcatgggggatgCTGGCAGCACTGGAGATGCTGAGggccctggggatgctgggagtACTGGAGATGCTTGGGGGcactggagatgctgggggcactggagatgctgggggtACTGGAGATGCTAGGGgtactggggatgctgggggcactgggtaTGCTGGGAgtactggggatgctgggggcactggagaTGCCGGGGGTactggagatgctgggggtATTGGAAATGCTGGCTGCACTGCAGGTACTGGAGATGCTTGGGGGCACTGGATATGCTGAGGGCACTGGAGATGCCGGGGGTACTGgggaactgggggcactgggtATCCTGGGAgtactggggatgctgggggcactggggatgctgagagtactggggatgctggggacactggggatgctgggggcactggggatgctgggagtactggagatgctgggggcactggggatgctgggagcactggggatgctgggggcactggagaTGTTGGGTGcactggagatgctgggggcactgggtaTGCTGGTGGcactggagatgctgggggcACTAGGGGTCCTGGGGAGTacggggggcagcggggggcacCAGGGGTactggagatgctgggggcactggagatgctgggggcactggggatgctgggggacaccggggggcACCAGGGGGTACTGGAGATGCTGGGAgtactggggatgctgggggcactggggatgctgggcgTACTGGACATGCTGGGGGCACGGGGTATGCTGGGAGTAATGGGAATGCTGGGAgtactggggatgctgggggacactgggggcaccAGGCGGTACTGCAgatgctgggggcactggaaATGTTGGGAgtactggggatgctgggggcactggagatactgggggcactggggatgctgggagtACTAGggatgctgggggcactggggatgctgggagtACTGGGGATGCTGGGTTTACTGGAGATGCTGGGCGCACTGCAGGTACTGGAGATGTTGGGGGgtactggggatgctgggggtaCTGGAGatactgggggtgctgggtATGCTGGGAgtactggggatgctggggcgCACTGGGGGGtacggggggcagggggaggcacCAGGGGgtactggggatgctgggggaacAGGGGATGCTGGGATTACTGGGGATGCTGGCAGCACCGGAGATGCTGGGAgtactggggatgctgggggaactggggatGCTGGGACTACTGGCGATGCTGGGGGTactggagatgctgggggcactggggatgctgggagtactggggatgctgggggcactggggatgctgggggcactggagatgccggggggcactggggggtacggggggcagcagggggcACCAGGGCATACTGGAGATGCTGGGAGTACTGGGGATGCTGAgggcactggggatgctgggagcactggggatgctgggggcactggagaTGCTGGGCGCACTGCAGGTACTGGAGATGTCGGGGGTactggagatgctgggggaAGTGGGTATGCTGGAAGTACTGGGTAtgctgggggacactgggggcaccAGGCGGTACTGCAGATGCTGGGGGTACTAGGGGGCacgggggcagccgggggcacCAGGGGTACTGGAGATGCTGGGAGtactggggtgctgggggccctggggatgctgggaatactggggatgctgggggcactggagacgctgggggcactggggatgctgggagtACTGGGAATGCTGGGGGTactggagatgctggggggtactggggatgctgggggtaCTGGAGATACTGGGGGTGCTGCGTATGCTGCGAGTACCGGGGATGCTGGGGGGCACTAGGGGgtactggggatgctgggggcactggggatgctgggcgcactggagatgctgggggcactggggatgctgggggacaccggggggcACCAGGCGGTactggagatgctggggggTACACTAGGGGGTaccggggggcacggggggcagcggggagcagcggggacccccggcgcccccagccccgcgccccccccaGGTACTACTACAACAAGCGGATCCTGCACAAGACCAAGGGCAAGCGCTTCACCTACAAGTTCAACTTCAGCAAGGTGGTGCTGGTCAACTACCCGCTGCTGGACGTGGCCGGCGGGGCCCCGCTGCTGCTGGCCCCCGGGCCCTTTCCCGGGGGGGGGCACGGCCCCGACTGCGCCCCGCTCACCCCCGAGGtacggggggggtgggggggggcaccgggccggggaggggggggcacggggtgcctccccccgccccgctcaccCCCGCCTCCGCAGACGCTGCAGTCGCTCTTCTgcggcccgcgccccgccgACCCCCCCGGCCGGCCCCCGCTCTTCGAGCGCCAGCCCGAGGCCGAGAAGCTGCGGCTGGAGGTGGCCATGCCCTTCCTGGGCTCCGGTgagcgcggggcggcggcggcggcggggccgaggatgggcgcggggcggcggcaggggcagcgggacggggagggggaggcgggggTGGGCGCGGGGGGAGAGACCCCGGTCCCGGCCcagggaggcggcggcggcagcgggccccggcccgggggagTGCGGGCGGGtgcgggccccggccccggccccggccccggcccggcgagGCCGCGGGGGCCAGGAGGGGCGGCAGGGCCCCCCCCGTGGCCGCCCCGCCGCTGACGCCCCCCCGCCGCAGGTCTCTCCGGCTACTCGAAGGCGCCGGCGCTGCTGGGGGCCTACGGGCGGCCGCCGGTGCCCGAGtacccctggggctgggggccgtaCGTGCCCGGggcgctgccgctgcccggCTCCAAGCTGCCCGCCGCGCTCTACCCGCCGCCCTTCTacccgccgctgccgccgccgccgccgccgccgccgccgccgccgccgcggccgccgccgccgccccggcaccGGTACCGGAGCCGCCGGGGCGGCCGCTGGAGCCGGGCTCCGACTCGGAGCTGGAGGTGACGgacggcggcggcagcagctcGGGGGACGAggccggcagcccccccccgccgccccccgccgcccgcggcgggggcccgGCGCGCAGCTGAGCGGCCCCCGGGAACgcggggggaccccggcccGCGGGCCGTGACCCCCCGAGGCGGGGGACCCCCCAGACGCGGAGGGACCCCAGCGCCCGGCCCCTGACCCGCCATGAtcgggggcggaggggggcgCCTGGCGCACAGGGCCTGAcaccccccgtccccgtccccgatGTGGGGGGACCCCAGTGCCCGGGGCCTGACTCCCCCACCCCATGATCCGGGGGGACACCCCCCAGCGTCCAGGTCCtgaccccctgcaccccacgggggcagggcccgggggggggccctaccccccgcccccccaggtGTCCGTgctgtttggggggggggggaaggccGCAGCGCCCCCCCCTTTTAACCCCCGGGCGCAGGAGACGTCGCCCCCGCCACTGGAAGTGCAATATCGTCTGTGCCCCCGTGCCCCCGCTTGTGCGTCGTTGTGCTGGAGGAAcgagccccccgcgccccctgTAAATACCCCCGGCGTGTGTCCGAggcggccccccgccgccccccggcggCTGCTCAAGCAATAAAGTCACCTCGCTCGGCCTCGCCTCCGCtctgggggggcacggggggacccgcggccgggggggggcacccaggcggccgggggggccctgcggagcccccccccccaaaaggaCCAAGCAGGGCAGAAGCAACGACGGTTTATTTGGCATTTTCCCAGATTCTTTGGTTCTCCACCCGacgcaccccaaaaccccccggGCTCGGGGGAGCGGGGAcagacacccccaccccccccggcGCCTGCTGACAGcgggggggtctggggtcccTGCGGTAGCAGGGGGGGCCGCCTCGAGGCCCCCCCATTTTCTGTACAaaggttaaaaaaccccaaccggCCCCACAGCTCGGGGGGCCCCCCGCCCCCTATATGGGggcccccccagcgcccccaccctgctgcattcccatatatatatatttatataaaatccCAACAAATGTATAAAACCGAAAAAACCAGCTTAGGGGTGGGGGAGGCGCGGGGGCCCCCCAGAACGGTACCGGGCAGGTGGGGCGTCCCCGGCGGCGTGGCGCAGGGCTGCAGACGAGTCGGGATACGGCCCGCGGCCCCGAGCTGCTGCCCCACGGCGTGGGGCGAGGGGGGCCCCGAATCCGccgggggggtctggggggagagagacagaaacgGGTCACGAGCCCCGCGGCGTGATGTGCCCCACGTGAATCACGTGCCCCACGTGAATCAGGCACCCCACGGCACACGGCAGCCCCCTTTCCCTCCCGCTGTGAGGCAgcccgccccacggcacccccagCAGTcgccccacggcagcccc is a genomic window containing:
- the ERFL gene encoding ETS domain-containing transcription factor ERF-like encodes the protein MDCSCVSDLLLTSPVPALWTPGFAFPDWAYKPESSPGSRQIQLWHFILELLRKEEYREVIAWQGDYGEFVIKDPDEVARLWGVRKCKPHMNYDKLSRALRYYYNKRILHKTKGKRFTYKFNFSKVVLVNYPLLDVAGGAPLLLAPGPFPGGGHGPDCAPLTPETLQSLFCGPRPADPPGRPPLFERQPEAEKLRLEVAMPFLGSGLSGYSKAPALLGAYGRPPVPEYPWGWGPYVPGALPLPGSKLPAALYPPPFYPPLPPPPPPPPPPPPRPPPPPRHRYRSRRGGRWSRAPTRSWR